A genome region from Nocardia sp. NBC_00565 includes the following:
- a CDS encoding TetR/AcrR family transcriptional regulator, protein MAAPRPANRGPKAAPGNRAALIRAARMVFAENGFDVPLSSIARAAGVGQGVLYRHFPTRESIALAVFEENIGEVEAIAADPETTVDHVLEVIVAQLAASAAFVAMLDPTGTDDPRIFDVASRLVDLISRKLEDPDRRGAMRAEVTSSDVVMAVAMLAAILTKTDPSSRADVAGRAWSLLERGLHGDRDAR, encoded by the coding sequence ATGGCAGCACCGCGTCCCGCGAACCGTGGTCCGAAGGCGGCGCCGGGAAATCGAGCCGCATTGATTCGGGCCGCGCGGATGGTGTTCGCGGAGAATGGTTTCGACGTTCCGCTGAGTTCGATCGCGCGCGCCGCCGGGGTGGGGCAGGGTGTCCTCTATCGCCACTTCCCGACTCGGGAGAGCATTGCGCTGGCCGTCTTCGAGGAGAACATCGGCGAGGTCGAGGCGATCGCGGCCGATCCGGAAACCACCGTCGACCACGTGCTCGAGGTGATCGTCGCCCAACTCGCCGCCTCCGCGGCGTTCGTCGCGATGCTGGACCCCACCGGCACGGACGACCCCCGCATATTCGACGTCGCGTCGCGCCTGGTCGACCTGATATCCCGCAAGCTCGAAGATCCGGACCGGCGGGGTGCGATGCGCGCGGAGGTGACCTCTTCGGACGTGGTGATGGCGGTCGCGATGCTCGCCGCGATTCTCACGAAGACGGATCCGTCTTCGCGCGCGGACGTCGCCGGGCGCGCGTGGTCGCTACTCGAGCGAGGTCTGCACGGCGACCGGGACGCTCGGTAA
- a CDS encoding Rieske (2Fe-2S) protein codes for MIGRIVGRLDDIPVGEGRAYTVDGTQIAIYRLRNGTLRALAATCPHQGGPLADGLIDNRVVVCPLHGRTYDLTTGTELDGGQPVCAYHASADHDGTIRLDGPSERTAASPPE; via the coding sequence ATGATCGGCCGCATCGTCGGCCGCCTGGACGACATCCCAGTCGGCGAGGGCCGCGCGTACACCGTCGACGGCACACAGATCGCAATCTACCGACTACGCAACGGCACCCTACGCGCCCTGGCCGCCACCTGCCCCCACCAAGGCGGCCCGCTCGCCGACGGACTCATCGACAACCGCGTCGTCGTCTGCCCCCTGCACGGCCGTACCTACGACCTGACCACCGGCACCGAACTCGATGGCGGCCAACCCGTTTGCGCCTACCACGCCAGCGCCGATCACGACGGCACGATCCGCCTCGATGGGCCCTCGGAACGGACGGCGGCATCTCCGCCAGAGTGA
- the nirB gene encoding nitrite reductase large subunit NirB: MTSILTSHDAGEATTAKPRLVVVGNGMAGVRAIEEILSRNGRKLFDITVFGDEPYGNYNRILLSNVLAGSEDTGEIFLNPLDWYADNEIDLRAGARVVRIDRFARLVQADDGTSIRYDQLILATGSRSFFPPMDGMWADDRTLTSGVFGFRSLDDCTAMIDYAADKTKAVVIGGGLLGLEAARGLQNRGLTVDVVHSPATLMNAQLDEAAGAIVRRSVENIGITVHTGQSTKRVLTQGGSVAGVAFADGTTVECDMLVVSAGIRPNVGLALRAGLTVERAIVVDDHMRSVDDDDIYVVGECAQHRGQVYGLVAPLWDQAKVLADHLTGTDRRAAYHGSRMATKLKVAGVDVAAMGLKAPEHPDDEFVQFAEPKHGIYKTIVVRDGKLVGATLVGDVRKVAFLMQAFDRGLPLPEERISLMFDIGTPDVEVGVAELAADTQVCNCNGVSKSALVACVNGGQKTVPGVMTATRAGKGCGSCKTLVAQIVEWAAGGVVEDDPSASWYVPGIPYEKPELMRLIRELQLHSVSSVFAALAPDGREDANSKMGLASLLQMMWTHEFVDERDARFVNDRVHANIQRDGTFSVVPQMKGGVTDSAQLRKIADVADKYAIPLIKLTGGQRIDLLGVRKEDLPAVWADLDMPSGFAYSKSFRTVKTCVGSDFCRYGVGDSTSLGIAIEQRFQGIPGPAKMKLAVTGCPRNCAEALCKDLGVVAVDGGCWEIYVGGAAGAHIRKGDLLATVDSPELVVQLTGRFLQYYRENANWLERTYTWVPRVGIDTIRAVVVEDRDGDGARLDAEMHKAVDAYRDPWKDREKPATPGQFRSALPLAVLPQVPIR, from the coding sequence ATGACCAGTATCCTGACATCGCACGACGCCGGCGAGGCGACGACGGCCAAACCACGACTGGTGGTCGTCGGCAACGGCATGGCCGGAGTCCGCGCCATTGAGGAGATCCTGTCCCGCAACGGACGGAAATTGTTCGATATCACCGTGTTCGGCGACGAACCCTATGGCAACTACAACCGCATCCTACTGTCCAACGTGCTGGCCGGTTCGGAGGACACCGGCGAGATCTTCCTCAATCCACTGGACTGGTACGCCGACAACGAGATCGACCTGCGGGCCGGGGCTCGCGTGGTTCGCATCGACCGTTTCGCGCGCCTCGTGCAGGCCGACGACGGCACGTCGATCCGTTACGACCAGCTGATTCTGGCCACCGGCAGCCGCTCGTTCTTCCCGCCTATGGATGGCATGTGGGCCGACGACCGGACACTCACCTCCGGAGTGTTCGGATTCCGCAGCCTCGACGACTGCACGGCGATGATCGACTACGCGGCGGACAAGACGAAGGCGGTGGTCATCGGTGGTGGCCTGCTCGGCTTGGAAGCCGCGCGCGGACTGCAGAACCGCGGCCTGACCGTCGATGTCGTGCACTCTCCCGCGACGCTGATGAACGCGCAACTCGACGAAGCGGCCGGTGCGATCGTGCGCCGTTCGGTCGAGAATATCGGCATCACCGTGCACACCGGCCAGAGCACGAAAAGAGTACTGACCCAAGGCGGTTCGGTAGCCGGAGTCGCCTTTGCCGACGGCACCACCGTCGAGTGCGACATGCTCGTCGTCTCCGCGGGCATCCGGCCCAATGTCGGCCTCGCGCTACGGGCGGGTCTCACCGTGGAACGAGCCATTGTGGTCGACGACCACATGCGCTCGGTCGATGACGACGATATCTATGTCGTCGGCGAATGCGCACAGCATCGCGGCCAGGTGTACGGACTCGTCGCCCCGCTCTGGGACCAAGCGAAGGTCTTGGCCGACCATCTCACCGGCACCGATCGTCGCGCGGCCTATCACGGTTCCCGGATGGCTACCAAGCTGAAGGTCGCTGGTGTCGACGTCGCCGCCATGGGACTCAAAGCGCCCGAGCACCCGGACGACGAGTTCGTCCAGTTCGCCGAACCCAAACACGGCATCTACAAGACGATCGTGGTGCGCGACGGCAAACTGGTCGGAGCCACCCTGGTCGGCGACGTCCGCAAAGTCGCCTTCCTGATGCAGGCCTTCGACCGGGGACTGCCGCTGCCGGAGGAACGCATCTCGCTGATGTTCGATATCGGCACCCCTGATGTCGAGGTCGGCGTCGCCGAGTTGGCCGCGGACACCCAGGTGTGCAACTGCAACGGCGTCAGCAAATCCGCACTGGTCGCCTGCGTCAACGGCGGGCAGAAAACGGTGCCCGGCGTGATGACCGCGACTCGGGCGGGCAAGGGGTGCGGATCCTGCAAAACCCTGGTGGCACAGATCGTGGAGTGGGCGGCGGGCGGAGTGGTCGAGGACGACCCCTCGGCGAGCTGGTACGTACCCGGTATCCCCTACGAGAAGCCGGAACTGATGCGGCTCATCCGGGAACTCCAACTGCACTCGGTGTCATCGGTATTCGCGGCCCTGGCACCCGACGGCCGCGAGGACGCCAACTCGAAAATGGGGCTCGCGTCGCTGCTGCAGATGATGTGGACACACGAATTCGTCGACGAACGCGACGCACGATTCGTCAACGATCGCGTGCACGCCAATATCCAACGCGACGGCACCTTCTCGGTGGTGCCGCAGATGAAAGGCGGGGTCACCGATTCCGCCCAGCTGCGCAAGATCGCCGACGTCGCCGACAAATACGCCATCCCGCTGATCAAGCTGACCGGCGGCCAACGGATCGACCTGCTCGGCGTGCGGAAAGAGGATCTGCCCGCGGTGTGGGCGGACCTGGACATGCCATCGGGCTTCGCCTACAGCAAGAGCTTCCGCACCGTCAAAACCTGTGTCGGATCCGATTTCTGCCGATACGGCGTCGGTGACTCCACCTCCCTGGGCATCGCGATCGAACAACGCTTCCAAGGGATCCCCGGACCGGCCAAAATGAAACTCGCCGTCACCGGTTGCCCACGCAACTGCGCCGAAGCACTGTGCAAGGACCTCGGCGTGGTCGCGGTCGACGGCGGGTGCTGGGAGATCTATGTCGGTGGTGCCGCTGGAGCCCATATTCGCAAAGGCGATCTGCTCGCCACCGTCGACAGTCCTGAACTGGTCGTCCAACTGACCGGACGATTCCTGCAGTACTACCGCGAGAACGCCAACTGGCTCGAACGCACCTACACGTGGGTGCCCCGCGTCGGCATCGACACTATCCGGGCCGTCGTCGTCGAGGACCGCGACGGAGATGGCGCGCGCTTGGACGCTGAAATGCACAAGGCCGTCGACGCCTACCGCGACCCCTGGAAGGATCGCGAAAAACCAGCAACCCCAGGACAATTCCGTAGCGCCCTGCCACTGGCCGTGCTGCCGCAGGTGCCGATCCGATGA
- a CDS encoding molybdopterin oxidoreductase, translated as MPDTSTPRFLQGPFAFEGKGLDTPLPLDASLHYVVPPGAIAQPVYFRGGNSSDELVTVILVRDGNPMRYFPIAAKGATHVSLRVVEDLLADTVLELFVAAPAGVSGTLIVDLGLVEI; from the coding sequence ATGCCTGATACCAGCACGCCCCGATTCCTACAGGGCCCCTTCGCCTTCGAAGGCAAGGGCCTCGACACTCCGCTGCCCCTCGACGCGTCGCTGCATTACGTGGTGCCGCCCGGCGCGATCGCCCAACCAGTGTACTTTCGCGGCGGCAACAGCAGCGACGAACTGGTCACCGTCATCCTGGTCCGCGACGGTAATCCCATGCGGTACTTCCCGATTGCCGCCAAGGGCGCCACCCATGTCTCGCTGCGCGTGGTGGAGGACCTACTCGCCGACACCGTGCTCGAACTGTTCGTCGCGGCCCCCGCCGGGGTGAGCGGCACCCTGATCGTCGACCTCGGTCTCGTCGAGATCTGA